From one Streptomyces sp. Q6 genomic stretch:
- a CDS encoding response regulator transcription factor, translating to MIRVLLADDQSLVRAGFKALLDAQGDIEVAGEASDGDEAVRLVRELKPDVVLMDIRMPLLDGLAATRRISGEPDLAEVKVVMLTTFELDEYVFEAIRSGASGFLVKDTEPEELLRAVRAVVHGDALLSPGVTRRLIAEFAARSKEPSAVASLSELTEREREVMALVGIGLSNEEIARRLVVSPLTAKTHVSRTMVKLGARDRAQLVVLAYESGLVRPGWLG from the coding sequence TTGATCCGCGTACTGCTCGCCGACGACCAGTCGCTCGTCCGCGCCGGATTCAAGGCACTCCTGGACGCGCAGGGCGACATCGAGGTCGCGGGCGAGGCATCCGACGGCGACGAAGCGGTGCGTCTGGTCCGGGAGTTGAAGCCGGACGTGGTGCTGATGGACATCCGGATGCCGCTGCTCGACGGGCTCGCCGCGACCCGCCGGATCAGCGGGGAACCGGACCTGGCGGAGGTGAAGGTCGTCATGCTCACCACCTTCGAACTCGACGAGTACGTCTTCGAGGCGATCCGCTCCGGGGCCTCGGGATTCCTCGTCAAGGACACCGAGCCGGAGGAGCTGCTCCGGGCGGTCCGGGCCGTGGTGCACGGCGACGCGCTGCTCTCGCCCGGGGTCACACGGCGGCTCATCGCCGAGTTCGCGGCCCGCTCCAAGGAGCCGTCGGCCGTCGCGTCGCTGTCCGAACTGACCGAGCGGGAGCGGGAGGTGATGGCGCTCGTCGGGATCGGCCTGTCCAACGAGGAGATCGCGCGCCGCCTGGTCGTCAGCCCGCTCACGGCGAAGACCCATGTCAGCCGCACCATGGTGAAACTGGGCGCCCGCGACCGGGCCCAACTGGTCGTCCTCGCCTACGAGTCGGGGCTCGTGCGGCCCGGATGGCTGGGCTGA
- a CDS encoding sensor histidine kinase has protein sequence MDEQQGRDGGAPGRGRGGPPGPLTGSHRSWQGPPWWHQGPGRWQGDGARRWPWRSTVLVTAFVLLGSGFAARGQPERADLDLFARLLLIAGGVLLLWRQRHPVVVAFGTAVCATVYLGAGYPYGPVFLPVALACFSAIVAGHRWAAWAAAGLFWVGHLAVGHWLYAYLPPSGDGPASWGQEGFVAAWVLAIVAVAELARVRREQWQQARAEREQAARRRADEERLRIARELHDVLAHSISVINVQAGVGLALLDADPEQARTALTTIKEASKEALGEVRQVLDTLRAPGDAPRAPAPGLGRLPELVEQAAGAGLTVDVTTDGERPALPPGADLAAFRIVQEALTNVVRHSESRRARVRLGYGKRALTLTVDDDGPASHAEAGGSGNGLAGMRERAAALGGTIEAGPRPDGGFRVVADLPFTEASTATSSAPPSPPSPPSPPPPPSSEAPR, from the coding sequence ATGGACGAGCAGCAAGGACGCGACGGCGGTGCGCCCGGCCGCGGGCGCGGCGGACCGCCAGGCCCGCTGACCGGCTCCCACCGGTCGTGGCAGGGCCCGCCGTGGTGGCACCAGGGGCCCGGCCGATGGCAGGGCGACGGCGCCCGCCGGTGGCCGTGGCGGTCCACGGTGCTGGTCACCGCGTTCGTCCTGCTGGGTTCCGGTTTCGCGGCGCGCGGGCAGCCGGAGCGGGCCGACCTGGACCTTTTCGCGCGGCTCCTGCTGATCGCCGGGGGCGTGCTGCTGCTGTGGCGGCAGCGCCACCCCGTCGTCGTCGCCTTCGGGACGGCGGTGTGCGCGACCGTGTACCTCGGCGCCGGGTATCCGTACGGTCCCGTGTTCCTGCCGGTGGCGCTCGCGTGCTTCTCGGCGATCGTCGCCGGGCACCGGTGGGCCGCGTGGGCGGCCGCCGGACTGTTCTGGGTGGGGCACCTCGCCGTCGGGCACTGGCTCTACGCGTACCTGCCGCCGTCCGGGGACGGGCCCGCGTCATGGGGGCAGGAGGGGTTCGTCGCCGCGTGGGTGCTGGCGATCGTGGCCGTCGCCGAGCTGGCCCGGGTACGCCGCGAACAGTGGCAGCAGGCACGGGCCGAGCGGGAGCAGGCGGCCCGGCGGCGGGCCGACGAGGAGCGGCTGCGCATCGCGCGCGAACTGCACGACGTACTGGCCCACTCCATCTCCGTGATCAATGTGCAGGCGGGCGTCGGGCTCGCGCTGCTCGACGCGGACCCGGAGCAGGCGCGGACCGCGCTGACCACCATCAAGGAGGCCAGCAAGGAGGCCCTGGGGGAGGTGCGGCAGGTGCTCGACACGCTCAGGGCACCCGGCGACGCGCCACGCGCCCCGGCACCCGGGCTGGGCCGGCTGCCCGAGCTCGTCGAGCAGGCGGCCGGGGCCGGACTCACCGTCGACGTCACCACGGACGGGGAGCGGCCCGCGCTGCCCCCGGGCGCCGATCTCGCCGCGTTCCGGATCGTGCAGGAGGCGCTGACCAATGTCGTGCGGCACTCCGAGTCACGGCGGGCGCGGGTCCGACTCGGCTACGGCAAGCGGGCGTTGACGCTCACCGTCGACGACGACGGGCCCGCCAGTCACGCGGAGGCCGGCGGCAGCGGCAACGGGCTCGCGGGAATGCGCGAGCGTGCCGCCGCCCTCGGTGGCACGATCGAGGCGGGCCCGCGCCCCGACGGCGGGTTCCGGGTCGTCGCCGACCTGCCCTTCACCGAGGCATCGACCGCAACCTCGTCAGCACCCCCGTCACCCCCGTCACCTCCCTCACCCCCGCCACCCCCGTCATCGGAGGCCCCCCGTTGA
- a CDS encoding TetR/AcrR family transcriptional regulator, translating into MSTSRSTPPRSATAQGARARARQEITAAIKDEARRQLAEGGGAKLSLRAVARELGMVSSALYRYFPSRDELLTALIIDAYDSLGVAAERADAAFREAGHEVTPARRWVAVCQAVRTWAHAHPQEYALIYGSPVPGYIAPSSTVEPAARVGLLLIRIVREAYEDKGVALPPLPDGLRPEAERIAADLAPDLPPAVVIALVAAWAQLYGLVGFELFGQFNRVVEDRSPFFAHAVAQLAHGVGLVK; encoded by the coding sequence ATGAGTACGAGCCGCAGCACGCCCCCACGGAGCGCGACCGCGCAAGGTGCCCGCGCCCGCGCCCGGCAGGAGATCACCGCCGCCATCAAGGACGAGGCCCGCAGGCAGCTCGCCGAGGGCGGCGGAGCCAAGCTCTCGCTGCGCGCCGTCGCCCGCGAACTCGGCATGGTCTCCTCGGCCCTGTACCGCTACTTCCCCAGCCGCGACGAGCTGTTGACGGCCCTGATCATCGACGCGTACGACTCGCTCGGCGTCGCCGCCGAACGCGCGGACGCCGCGTTCCGGGAGGCCGGACACGAGGTGACGCCGGCCCGCCGCTGGGTCGCCGTGTGCCAGGCGGTGCGGACCTGGGCGCACGCCCACCCGCAGGAGTACGCGCTCATCTACGGCTCCCCGGTGCCCGGCTACATCGCGCCGTCGAGCACGGTCGAGCCCGCGGCACGCGTCGGCCTGCTGCTCATCCGCATCGTCCGTGAGGCGTACGAGGACAAGGGCGTGGCGCTGCCGCCGCTGCCGGACGGGCTGCGCCCCGAGGCCGAGCGGATCGCCGCCGATCTCGCTCCCGACCTGCCGCCGGCCGTCGTGATCGCGCTGGTCGCCGCGTGGGCGCAGTTGTACGGGCTGGTCGGCTTCGAGCTGTTCGGACAGTTCAACCGGGTCGTGGAGGACCGGAGCCCGTTCTTCGCGCACGCGGTGGCGCAACTCGCCCATGGCGTCGGCCTGGTGAAGTAG
- a CDS encoding nitroreductase/quinone reductase family protein: MSTATPHVQKPGWITVNVVNRAMAFLTRRGLSIRGSRVMAVRGRKTGEWRTTPVNPLTVGAERYLVAARGHVQWTHNMRVAGGGELHLGKKTEEFTAIEVADDDKVPVLRAYITLWKAELGAFFQGVTPDSSDEELRRIAPDHPVFRITTKAA, encoded by the coding sequence ATGTCCACAGCCACCCCGCACGTGCAGAAGCCCGGCTGGATCACCGTGAACGTCGTCAACCGCGCCATGGCCTTTCTGACCCGCCGGGGCCTGAGCATCCGCGGCTCTCGGGTCATGGCGGTGCGGGGCCGCAAGACCGGCGAGTGGCGCACCACCCCCGTCAACCCGCTGACCGTCGGCGCCGAGCGGTACCTCGTGGCGGCGCGCGGCCACGTCCAGTGGACCCACAACATGCGGGTGGCCGGCGGCGGCGAACTGCACCTGGGGAAGAAGACCGAGGAGTTCACCGCCATCGAGGTCGCCGACGACGACAAGGTGCCGGTGCTGCGCGCCTACATCACGCTGTGGAAGGCGGAACTCGGCGCGTTCTTCCAGGGCGTGACCCCGGACTCCTCCGACGAGGAGCTCCGCAGGATCGCCCCCGACCACCCCGTCTTCCGCATCACGACGAAGGCCGCCTGA
- a CDS encoding geranylgeranyl reductase family protein: MSSENSAGGNEMGDEGSAQVWDVVVVGAGPAGASAAYAAAVAGRRVLLLEKAELPRYKTCGGGIIGPSRDALPPGFDLPFKDRINAVTFSLNGKYTRTRRSKSMLFGLINRPEFDAQLVEHAQKAGAELRTGVAVSRVEQHGSAVPDRRTVAVVLQDGETVLARAVVGADGSASRIGAHVGVKLDQVDLGLEAEIPVPETVADDWRGRVLIDWGPIPGSYGWVFPKDDTLTVGVISARGEGAATKRYLEDFIGRLGLAGFEPSVSSGHLTRCRADDSPLSRGRVLVCGDAAGLLEPWTREGISFALRSGRLAGEWAVRISESHDAVDARRQALNYAFAIKAGLGVEMAVGKKMLNVFERKPGLLHAALTGFRPAWNAFARITRGSSSLGELVRTHPMAGRALSRFDG, encoded by the coding sequence GTGAGCAGCGAGAACTCGGCGGGCGGCAACGAGATGGGTGACGAGGGGTCGGCACAGGTGTGGGACGTCGTCGTCGTGGGCGCGGGACCCGCCGGGGCGTCCGCCGCCTACGCGGCCGCGGTCGCCGGGCGTCGGGTCCTGCTTCTGGAGAAGGCCGAACTGCCCCGCTACAAGACGTGCGGCGGTGGCATCATCGGCCCGTCCCGCGACGCGCTGCCCCCGGGCTTCGACCTGCCGTTCAAGGACCGGATCAACGCGGTGACGTTCTCCCTGAACGGCAAGTACACGCGGACCCGCCGCTCCAAGAGCATGCTGTTCGGGCTGATCAACCGGCCCGAGTTCGACGCCCAGCTCGTCGAGCACGCACAGAAGGCGGGCGCCGAGCTGCGCACCGGCGTCGCGGTCTCCCGCGTCGAGCAGCACGGGTCCGCCGTCCCCGACCGCCGGACGGTCGCCGTGGTCCTCCAGGACGGCGAGACGGTCCTGGCCCGCGCGGTCGTCGGCGCCGACGGCAGCGCCAGCCGCATAGGAGCACACGTCGGGGTCAAGCTCGACCAGGTCGACCTGGGCCTGGAGGCGGAGATCCCGGTGCCCGAGACGGTCGCCGACGACTGGCGCGGGCGCGTCCTCATCGACTGGGGCCCCATTCCCGGCAGTTACGGATGGGTCTTCCCGAAGGACGACACGCTGACGGTGGGAGTCATCTCGGCGCGCGGAGAAGGCGCCGCGACCAAGAGGTACTTGGAGGACTTCATCGGACGTCTCGGCCTCGCCGGGTTCGAACCGTCCGTCTCCTCCGGGCATCTGACGCGCTGCCGCGCCGACGACTCCCCGCTCTCGCGCGGGCGGGTCCTGGTGTGCGGTGACGCGGCGGGGCTGCTCGAACCGTGGACCCGTGAGGGCATCTCGTTCGCGCTGCGGTCGGGACGGCTCGCGGGCGAGTGGGCGGTGCGGATCTCCGAGTCGCACGACGCGGTGGACGCCCGCCGTCAGGCGCTGAACTACGCCTTCGCGATCAAGGCGGGGCTCGGTGTGGAGATGGCCGTCGGCAAGAAGATGCTGAACGTCTTCGAGCGCAAGCCGGGACTGCTGCACGCGGCCCTGACCGGCTTCCGGCCCGCGTGGAACGCGTTCGCGAGGATCACCCGCGGTTCCTCCTCGCTGGGCGAACTGGTGCGGACGCACCCGATGGCCGGGCGGGCGCTGTCACGCTTCGACGGCTGA
- a CDS encoding dipeptidase: MSPHPIAESVASLMPRAKEELTELVAFTSVADFAQYPKSESEGAANWVADALRAEGFQDVALLDTPDGTQSVYGFLPGPAGAPTVLLYAHYDVQPPLDEAAWVTPPFELTERADGRWYGRGTADCKGGVILHLLALRALKANGGVPVNVKVIAEGSEEQGTGGLERYAEQHPDLLTADTIVIGDAGNFRVGLPTATATLRGMTMIRVQMDTLEGNLHSGQFGGAAPDALAALVRVLDSLRAEDGSTTIDGLDASEAWDGLQYEEEAFRKDAKVLDGVRLIGSGTVADRIWARPAVTVLGIDCPPVVGATPSVQAGARALISLRVPPGVDADEATKLLSAHIEAHTPWGARVSVEQVGQGQPFRANTQSPAYAALADAMREAYDGRDMQYAGQGGSIPLCNTLASLYPEAEILLIGLSEPEAQIHAVNESVSPEELERLSVAEALFLQKYAAAN, translated from the coding sequence ATGTCGCCGCATCCGATCGCCGAATCCGTCGCCTCGCTCATGCCGCGGGCCAAGGAGGAGCTGACCGAACTGGTCGCCTTCACATCGGTGGCGGACTTCGCGCAATACCCGAAGAGCGAGAGCGAGGGCGCCGCGAACTGGGTCGCGGACGCGTTGCGCGCCGAGGGCTTCCAGGACGTCGCGCTGCTCGACACCCCGGACGGGACCCAGTCGGTGTACGGCTTCCTGCCCGGCCCGGCGGGCGCGCCGACGGTCCTGCTGTACGCGCACTACGACGTGCAGCCGCCGCTGGACGAGGCCGCGTGGGTGACGCCCCCGTTCGAGCTGACCGAGCGTGCGGACGGCCGCTGGTACGGCCGCGGCACCGCCGACTGCAAGGGCGGCGTCATCCTCCATCTGCTGGCCCTGCGTGCGCTGAAGGCGAACGGTGGAGTGCCGGTCAACGTCAAGGTGATCGCGGAGGGTTCGGAGGAGCAGGGCACCGGCGGCCTGGAGCGCTACGCCGAGCAGCACCCGGATCTCCTCACCGCCGACACGATCGTCATCGGCGACGCGGGCAACTTCCGCGTCGGCCTGCCGACGGCGACCGCCACGCTGCGCGGGATGACCATGATCCGCGTACAGATGGACACGCTGGAAGGGAACCTGCACTCCGGTCAGTTCGGTGGCGCGGCGCCCGACGCGCTGGCCGCCCTGGTGCGGGTCCTCGACTCGCTGCGCGCCGAGGACGGTTCGACGACGATCGACGGTCTCGACGCGTCGGAGGCCTGGGACGGTCTGCAGTACGAGGAGGAGGCGTTCCGCAAGGACGCGAAGGTCCTCGACGGGGTACGGCTCATCGGTTCGGGCACGGTCGCCGACCGCATCTGGGCACGCCCCGCCGTGACCGTCCTCGGCATCGACTGCCCGCCGGTCGTCGGCGCGACGCCGTCCGTGCAGGCCGGTGCCCGCGCGCTGATCAGCCTGCGGGTGCCGCCGGGCGTGGACGCCGACGAGGCGACCAAGCTCCTGTCGGCGCACATCGAGGCGCACACCCCGTGGGGCGCCCGGGTGAGCGTCGAGCAGGTCGGCCAGGGCCAGCCGTTCCGCGCGAACACGCAGAGCCCCGCGTACGCCGCGCTGGCGGACGCGATGCGCGAGGCGTACGACGGCCGGGACATGCAGTACGCGGGGCAGGGCGGCTCGATCCCGCTGTGCAACACGCTGGCCTCGCTCTACCCCGAGGCGGAGATCCTCCTCATCGGCCTGAGCGAGCCGGAGGCGCAGATCCACGCGGTCAACGAGAGTGTCTCGCCTGAGGAGTTGGAGCGTCTGTCGGTCGCGGAGGCGCTGTTCCTCCAGAAGTACGCCGCAGCGAACTGA
- a CDS encoding MBL fold metallo-hydrolase translates to MTTYDLTATVDLTPRLRLLRFPVGQAYLWRDGDELTLIDAGAPGAGQPIADAVRDWGHAPEDVRRIVLTHFHEDHAGGAGEFARLSGAEVYAHRLDAPFVRGEAVGPPPVFEDWERPIHAQALAQLPTPPERPELPSSVAELADGDVLGFGDGARVVGAPGHTDGSIGIHLPAHGVLFTGDAIAVSPLDGQVMLGVFNLDREQALASFRHLAALDSEIACFGHGDPVVGAAGTVLRTAAAQPTGTPASK, encoded by the coding sequence ATGACGACCTACGACCTGACGGCCACCGTCGACCTCACGCCCCGACTGCGCCTGCTGCGCTTCCCCGTCGGCCAGGCCTATCTCTGGCGCGACGGCGACGAGTTGACCCTGATCGACGCGGGCGCCCCGGGCGCGGGGCAGCCGATCGCCGACGCCGTACGGGACTGGGGGCACGCCCCCGAGGACGTACGGCGGATCGTGCTCACGCACTTCCACGAGGATCACGCGGGCGGCGCCGGTGAGTTCGCGCGCCTCAGCGGCGCCGAGGTGTACGCGCACCGGCTGGACGCCCCGTTCGTACGCGGCGAGGCGGTCGGCCCCCCGCCGGTCTTCGAGGACTGGGAACGGCCGATCCACGCGCAGGCCCTCGCGCAGCTGCCGACCCCGCCCGAGCGCCCCGAACTTCCCTCTTCCGTCGCCGAGTTGGCGGACGGGGATGTGCTCGGCTTCGGGGACGGGGCGCGGGTGGTCGGCGCGCCCGGACACACCGACGGGTCGATCGGGATCCATCTCCCCGCGCACGGCGTGCTGTTCACGGGCGACGCGATCGCCGTGTCGCCGCTGGACGGCCAGGTGATGCTCGGCGTCTTCAACCTGGACCGGGAGCAGGCGCTCGCGTCCTTCCGCCACCTCGCCGCCCTGGACAGCGAGATCGCCTGCTTCGGGCACGGGGACCCGGTGGTGGGCGCGGCCGGGACGGTGCTGCGGACGGCCGCCGCTCAGCCGACCGGGACGCCCGCCTCCAAGTAG
- a CDS encoding NUDIX domain-containing protein gives MIVWVNGASRAGKTTAARELIDLIPNCTLFDPEVIDGELERLLPPKRLAEVSDHQDLPIWRRLVVDTAAALLAELGGVLVVPMGLLRQEYRDEIFGGLAARRIPVCHVLLAPGETILRDRDPGGEAPADIEPYRAALAGWLTADAYLVDNGVLSPYETAVRIAAAVRTGEAAPCDIVQTAEPTAETVASGVLLFDEQDRVLLVDPTYKPGWEFPGGVVEPGEAPARAGMREVAEETGIHLREIPGLLVVDWEPPVPPGYGGLRLLFDGGRLDTATARQVLLPGPELRQWRFVTESEAAALLPPVRYERLRWALRARRRGAAHYLEAGVPVG, from the coding sequence GTGATCGTCTGGGTCAACGGTGCGTCCCGCGCGGGCAAGACGACCGCCGCGCGGGAGTTGATCGACCTGATCCCGAACTGCACGCTGTTCGACCCCGAGGTGATCGACGGCGAACTGGAGCGGTTGCTGCCGCCCAAGCGGCTCGCCGAGGTGAGCGATCACCAGGACCTGCCGATCTGGCGGCGGCTCGTCGTCGACACGGCGGCGGCCCTCCTCGCCGAACTGGGTGGGGTTCTCGTGGTGCCGATGGGGCTGCTGCGCCAGGAGTACCGGGACGAGATCTTCGGGGGGCTCGCCGCGCGACGGATCCCTGTGTGCCATGTGCTCCTTGCTCCAGGGGAAACGATCCTGCGCGACCGTGACCCGGGCGGCGAGGCCCCCGCCGACATCGAGCCCTACCGCGCCGCGCTCGCGGGCTGGCTGACCGCGGACGCCTACCTCGTCGACAACGGCGTCCTGTCCCCGTACGAGACCGCCGTGCGGATCGCCGCCGCCGTGCGCACCGGGGAAGCGGCACCCTGCGACATCGTGCAGACCGCCGAACCGACGGCCGAGACCGTCGCGTCCGGCGTGCTGCTCTTCGACGAGCAGGACCGGGTGCTGCTCGTCGACCCCACGTACAAGCCCGGCTGGGAGTTCCCGGGCGGCGTCGTCGAGCCCGGCGAGGCGCCGGCGCGCGCCGGGATGCGCGAGGTCGCCGAGGAGACCGGCATCCACCTCCGCGAGATACCCGGCCTGTTGGTCGTCGACTGGGAGCCGCCGGTGCCGCCCGGCTACGGCGGGCTGCGGCTGCTCTTCGACGGCGGCCGGCTCGACACCGCCACCGCACGCCAAGTACTCCTTCCCGGGCCCGAGTTGCGGCAGTGGCGGTTCGTGACGGAGAGCGAGGCCGCCGCGCTGCTGCCGCCCGTGCGCTACGAGCGGCTGCGCTGGGCGCTGCGCGCCAGGCGCCGCGGCGCCGCGCACTACTTGGAGGCGGGCGTCCCGGTCGGCTGA
- a CDS encoding NUDIX hydrolase, whose amino-acid sequence MDTHRRTRVSAYALALREERVLLARLADSSPVFAPGLWHLPGGGIDHGEQPVEALTRELYEETGLEIAAAHLVDSRAYSMRRGGVDWHLIALFYAVELTGDAAPAVVEVAGTTEAVEWIPRAGLDESTLSPAAADGLRLMAARA is encoded by the coding sequence TTGGACACCCATCGGCGCACACGTGTGTCCGCGTACGCACTGGCTCTGCGCGAAGAGCGCGTCCTGCTCGCCCGGCTCGCGGACAGCTCGCCCGTGTTCGCCCCCGGCCTGTGGCATCTGCCCGGTGGCGGCATCGATCACGGCGAGCAGCCCGTCGAGGCCCTGACGCGTGAGCTGTACGAGGAGACCGGCCTGGAGATCGCGGCCGCGCACCTCGTCGACAGCCGGGCGTACAGCATGCGACGGGGCGGCGTGGACTGGCACTTGATCGCGCTCTTCTACGCGGTCGAGCTCACCGGCGACGCGGCGCCCGCGGTCGTCGAGGTGGCGGGGACGACCGAGGCGGTCGAGTGGATCCCGCGGGCCGGACTGGACGAGTCGACGCTGTCGCCCGCCGCGGCCGACGGCCTGCGCCTGATGGCGGCGCGGGCCTGA
- a CDS encoding STAS domain-containing protein, with protein sequence MRHSGGALGSLSWAGPLIARGEQMRQESNRQDYDSGEFMFGALGDIAHIVDLTDLDDSVSPPVIHTVGDSVVVQLSGEIDLLAFQRMTPLLDAVAAGPYRVVVIDLTDTTFFDCSGISLLLRTYRRARDRGGRTRVVCDRRLTLRIIQLARLDEVLEPVGTVEEALR encoded by the coding sequence ATGAGACACAGCGGCGGCGCGCTCGGCTCCCTCTCCTGGGCCGGACCACTGATCGCCCGGGGGGAACAGATGCGGCAGGAAAGCAACCGACAGGACTACGATTCGGGCGAGTTCATGTTCGGCGCCCTCGGCGACATCGCCCACATCGTGGATCTCACGGACCTCGACGACTCGGTCTCTCCGCCGGTGATCCACACGGTCGGTGACAGCGTCGTCGTCCAACTCAGCGGCGAGATAGACCTCTTGGCGTTCCAGCGGATGACCCCGCTGCTCGACGCGGTGGCGGCAGGCCCCTACCGCGTCGTCGTGATCGACCTGACCGACACGACCTTCTTCGACTGCTCAGGGATTTCCCTGCTCCTGCGCACCTACCGGCGGGCACGCGACCGCGGTGGCCGCACGAGGGTCGTCTGCGACCGGCGGCTGACCCTGCGGATCATCCAACTGGCGCGACTCGACGAGGTGTTGGAGCCGGTGGGGACCGTGGAGGAGGCACTGCGCTGA